Proteins encoded in a region of the Triticum dicoccoides isolate Atlit2015 ecotype Zavitan chromosome 3A, WEW_v2.0, whole genome shotgun sequence genome:
- the LOC119273236 gene encoding uncharacterized protein LOC119273236 codes for MPQKRLRRRRRRSPREGRSSRRRRDEEGASLSAPVVESDSSSVTSGAPAPELLDEPPAREYESRYHEILASRLAQLPLPACADEEGPNLPSDETVEALVRSSFYDDELRAALVEYQAHKLLSRPDDVHGRDGDSGEVDSSSSLMDDITEEEFSRDREVLSSRRHEIDHTEAELEEEEADRLSHKYARYRLKACLLLKGMPIDDAALECKYTPELALDYLSDGAFGWCFDLNLCLPVSLSDYQRLVPCNEGGDEYESWSEYREFYSTPGTDRDYLLYWDTIVKDLKWIEEHVLKSFSEWHELHEKASCQAVRIAARFTNIHPRLAYYGFLEYKQSTRFYLKFVKDLDYVFFEIWKLVNRQICFRDAMQHVYEENPFPLRKRELERELSRSGSFRLEEQFRRCTEGISKEVPEWIARKLISQEVRFKCALPKTYAQYARKKLKIAEVIGLIPKAEIQA; via the exons ATGCCGCAGAAgaggctccgccgccgccgcaggagGTCTCCTCGCGAAGGACGATCATCCCGCCGGCGCCGTGATGAAGAAGGCGCATCTTTATCTGCCCCCGTTGTCGAATCGGATAGCAGCAGCGTGACTTCCGGCGCACCGGCGCCCGAACTCCTCGACGAGCCGCCGGCCCGCGAGTACGAGTCGAGGTACCATGAGATCCTCGCCTCGCGCCTCGCCCAACTGCCTCTACCAGCCTGCGCCGACGAGGAAGGCCCAAATCTCCCCTCCGACGAAACCGTCGAAGCCCTCGTTCGTTCCTCCTTCTACGATGACGAGCTGCGGGCTGCTCTGGTAGAGTACCAAGCCCACAAGCTCTTGAGCCGACCAGATGATGTCCATGGACGAGATGGAGATTCAGGAGAAGTTGATTCGTCCTCCTCACTGATGGATGATATCACCGAGGAGGAGTTCTCGAGAGACCGTGAAGTGCTCAGCTCTCGCAGACATGAAATTGATCACACTGAGGCTGAATTGGAAGAAGAGGAGGCGGACAGGCTCAGCCACAAGTATGCACGATATCGCCTCAAAGcttgcctg TTGCTGAAAGGAATGCCTATTGACGATGCTGCACTGGAATGCAAGTACACTCCAGAGCTTGCCTTGGATTACCTGAGTGATGGAGCCTTCGGCTGGTGTTTCGACTTGAACCTCTGTTTGCCCGTGTCCTTGAGCGACTATCAGCGACTAGTCCCTTGTAATGAA GGGGGCGATGAGTATGAAAGTTGGAGTGAATACCGAGAGTTTTATAGCACCCCTGGAACTGATAGAGATTATCTGCTGTACTGGGATACAATTGTGAAGGATCTTAAG TGGATTGAAGAACATGTGCTTAAAAGCTTTTCTGAG TGGCATGAATTGCACGAAAAAGCTTCATGCCAAGCAGTTAGGATTGCTGCTAGGTTCACAAACATCCATCCGAGGCTAGCATATTATGGTTTCCTG GAGTATAAACAGAGCACACGCTTTTATCTCAAGTTCGTGAAAGATCTCGACTATGTGTTTTTTGAGATTTGGAAGCTGGTCAATCGTCAG ATTTGTTTCAGAGATGCTATGCAGCATGTTTATGAGGAGAACCCGTTTCCATTACGCAAACGTGAGTTGGAGCGCGAGCTGAGTCGCTCTGGCTCGTTCAGATTGGAGGAACAA TTTCGACGGTGCACGGAGGGCATCAGTAAGGAA GTTCCAGAGTGGATAGCGCGTAAGTTAATTTCGCAGGAAGTTAGATTCAAG TGTGCTCTGCCAAAGACATATGCGCAGTACGCTAGGAAGAAGCTCAAGATTGCAGAAGTCATAGGATTGATTCCCAAGGCCGAGATACAAGCCTAG